In Cicer arietinum cultivar CDC Frontier isolate Library 1 chromosome 7, Cicar.CDCFrontier_v2.0, whole genome shotgun sequence, the genomic window TTTGTAAGCACATGCTCATGAAAACAtggtttttcattttcaaagtcACTTGAGGTTGTTATTTGGTTTTTCTGTCCTTTACTTGGAAAACCATGATAGCGTTCATTAAAACCTTTGTTGTCcttttcaattataataattttactgAGTATTAAATTTGGTTGGTTGATTGTGTCTGAAAGCATGTTCTACATGTAGAATAGGCTAATCGTGTCATTAAAACCGAAATGTAGCTGCTCAAATATATATAGTTATCAAGGATGCTATAATAATTCTTTACTAAAAAAGGATATATAGTAATAATAGGGATTTACTTTGAAGAGAGATCGTAATTTGAAATTTCTCTGAAAGCTCAAGGTCCCTTCAAAAGTGAAGTCCTTCTTTTGGCATTTGGTAGGAATAGGGAATGTCTATAGAgttgaaatttgaaatcacGGGTGGACTGCACTCTTACACGCCCTTGATGCGATGCTGCATATGATAGTGATtgatatatgttttttattgtcCATTAGCGTTGAATGACGTTAAACATATCAATGGTGACAAAGTTTAAGGATATTTTTTCTGATTGACAAGTTGGtgaatttagataattttatcttttggaGCCTATAGTGGAGCAGGAATCTAAAgattgaaagtttttttttttttttactctcaaGTATTCTCAAAATATGCTATGGGTGTTATGCAAAGCCTTGGTGTGAAATATTATCTGCTCATAGactattttttaatgtttgatctaatatttttaaaacttccATGAAGTCTAGAATCCCATTTAAAAGCTTACTTGACATTAATGTCGAAGCACATCAAAATGCCTACTACTAAATAGTTCAATCCTATGAAGGTCTAAACACAACATATTTTAAAGCACTTGGGGAGTAATTAGagacataaatatataatttttttttaataatctataattttattaaaaatattatgtactattatatataaataggaaagccaaacataattttttgcAAGTATAGGTATGTCCCTTTTATCGATGGATTGAGTATATTGGAATAAGTTAGACTCTCTTAATGTTGTGAATTTGGGTTCGAATTTCCGTTGGGATAGGTATTCACCTATGAAGTTCAGATACGTAGTATCAGTTTGATACGGATACATGAAGCTTTTGAAATTTAGGATACGATACGACTTAGATATGCtaacaaaaattttattaaaaaaaaattatatacatgtAGAATACTTATAAGAAAAGATGTTTTGATCattcatcataaatatataattataatgtatCAACAAAAGTATcattaaaagaatttaaataaatattagctTTATTCAATAagtaacaatttaaaaatacttttaattgtcTCTTCACTCATTACcatcattcataaaaaaaaaacataatttctaAGTCTCGTTCAACAAGagataattttttcaatttaaaagcATAAACATATTAAAGTGAATCATGTAGATCTTTGCTAATGTTCCAAAAAAATGGTCGCACCTTTTGTATTTCCTTAGTTTTCTTAGGATAGGTATTCGCAAGTATTTGTGAAGTTTTCTAGAAGTatgagataaattaattttttagaatgaaaataaaaattccgATAGTTCTAGGATATGTAACCATAAGTATCAATGAAGTGTCGCTATTGAATATGCATCTAATACAAATACATCTCTAATTTTATAGTATTTGAATTTTATAGATACTCACATTTAATGTATAACTTACCTCAAATAAGAGTATCTTCAATAGAAATAatgtataaaaaagaaaaataaatatatatttttttattaaatgagtCGTGCTAAGTTAGGTAGTACGACCGGATTACACTCTAAATAtagaaatacttaaaataatataggaTCTTGTTAACTTAATtgtaagaattttaaattttaataaaaatattaaatttattatgaattattgattaatattgCATTTTAAAATTTACCATTCatgagaaaataataataatttatctttctcATTTAAGTATATATTAcccatttaatttttataaaaaagaggATAAATAATTAGaggtattttataaaaataataattgaattttgtGGACATTCAATTTTGTCAgcttttatagttttatttatttttgaagtaatgaaaaaaattagatttggACTATTATACTCCAATCTTATTAAAATTAGGTCCACCAAGAAAAAAACTGTGATTTATTAAATTCCATAATTCGATAATATTTTTAGGGTGAAAATACAATATCATATACTTTAATTCGgttgtattttttatacatgTAAGTAATCATTGAGGatgaattaataattttctaaaattaaatcaaaatttattttctcaatcttttttatttgaatttgaaggtttttcttttattcattGGAGCAAAAAGTTAATTTGGGCtttaatgaattatattttcttctcttcttctctctctctctctcgctCACTCACTCCAGGTCACTTCCTTAATCCGATCTCACCTTTTCCGTTCTTGTTTTTTTCGCTCCGatttcactttttttcttcttcattttatttttgcgATTTAGGTTTAAATACTAGGTTGCTTCGATTCATTAGTTTTATTCTTCGTTTAGATTACGATcgatttcaatttattttcgtATTTACTTTGATTCGATCTCTCATCGctttgtttgaatttttgaaattacAATAACACACTAAAATCAGTTTCACTTCAATTCAACCTTTGGTCCTAATAATTGTAATGGAGCCTCTAACCCTAGTGTAATTCTTTTCCTGAAATACCATAACCACTGTTTGAAATGCATGAATTACTAATAGACTTCCCCACAGGCTGTGGAATTGGCTTTGATGGATTCATCATCATTTGCTGATTTATATCTTTAAAGAACATTTCGTGTATGTTTGTTATACTTTGTGAAATTCAATTTGaatatagtttttttgttgttagtTTCGCACAATAGTTCTATGAttgtatgtttttattttatttttctgctTGATTTATAATAGATCGCTGCTATACGGTGGCCATCTTTGTATATTACTTTGTTTCTCTCAGTTGTTGGCCAATTTGTTAATCTCTGGATCTGGGATCGggatagtttatttatttagtacATAATTGATTCTTTAATGGACTGATTATCTTGccttgcttttttatttttattttatcattatttattttacttttgagTGAAAATTAGGAGCTGACTGTTTTGTGCCATTAGGTATATAGCAGGGCGATGGAAGTTACGCAGGCGCTTTTGAATACAATTGAAACAAGAATTCAGGTCTCAATAATCGAATTTAATTTAATCCTATGAAGAAGGGCAAAGAATATAAGAAAAGATTGGAAAGTTTGATTGAGTTGGATAAAATTACCGAGACTAGGGTTCAAGATGTAGCATGGCTCTGTTCACTTTCACAATCTGAGATTGTAAGTCTTTTTTCTCTTCAATGTTCATTAACATCACCATTATCCATACTTCAAATCGAATATGTGTTTCTGTCGGGTGTTTGATATCAACACAATACCCATTCATGTGATATACAATATTAGTCACATGATTAGTTAGACTAATTAGTTAGTATTAGTTTGACTAACTAATGTGACTAATATTGTATCTAATacactcttttattttttttaaattattattgatgtcGAGGTGTTAGTATAGTAACCAGTGTATGTGGAATTGTGTGCTCCATCAATGTTTGGTTGTATTAGGTAGTAATATCTATactatattttttgtatttgtgtttgtgtcttACTTTAAGATAAGTTACTAGGTTGAGCTCTAAGGCCTTTAGTAAAATGTATCATATTTTGAATTATGCTCATAAATTGATTAGTATGGAAGAAATTCACTCTCTAAGCATTTTTTTTGAATGTAAGAATGATGATAATTAAAGATGATAGGAGagttgaaaacaaaattttataatagtaattCAGAAGCAATGTTGTTTATTGCGGATCGCGGAAAATAGTTGTTTGTTCAAAATCTGCTATGCTACAATGCTATAGTGCCACTACAcccgctatttgacaacactttgtactaaatagcgtATTGCAGAACAATAGCATTTGCAATTTGTTTAAATTCCGCTACATTATAGCCCTGCTATAGCCCCTATCTAATTGTTTGCCCGAATTATTCCTCTTCTTTATATACTATTGTATTGATATTTCTGTAGTAGTTAGTTTCCTTTGGGATAAGTTGTTAGGTTTTTGCCTCTTTACCATGGTTGGAGCAATTTCTCTTTGTTCATTTTAATTGTGGCATTAACTGGTAACAACAATTTTTTACTAGCAGTAGGGTGTTTTTATGATATTGTACTGGTATTGGACATTTGATGGAAGACAAATGCCCACAATGTTTTAGGATATGGATTTGCTATTATATTTGGGGTATGATTGCATTTATGGATGGATTATCTTTGGTGCTCATTATTGTATCATGTTTGGAGGACAGAGTTACCATTACTAATATTCTTAGAAATTAGATAGTGCTGCAATGTTTAGTAGTATTTATTTGTTCTCTTTCGGTTTATTTTTGTAGAAGATCTTATCTTTCTCTTAATTTTCCTGTTTTCTCTTTTataaaactttcttttttatatgaaaGAAATCCATATGCCTTTAACCAGTTCATTAAAAACTGGTTGGAGAATACTACATGTGGCTTTGATCGGGTTATGTGCGCAAATCTAGTTTGAAATAGACATGACCAATCATGGCTAGTTTGGTTACGTGTGTTCTTAAATTTTAGTCTGCACCTTTCACCTTGGTGATTTTTCATGCAAGTTCTTAACTTTCGGTATTCAAATTTGTAACCATGGCAGGATATGCTGATTAGCTTGAAACTGTTGATAATTAAGCGAGCAGAAAAGATAGGATGTAAGAAATTGGCTGATCAATTTGACCTTAAGATGCTTCGAGGCATTGGTATGTTGTATTCATTTGTTTAATACTTACCTACAtgtctttttaaaatttcagaTGCACAATGTTCTTTGTGGTTCTTTGTTATATGATTTTGAATCTTGATACTGAGGGTGAGACACAGTTCAAcaatttttagttcaaaatgaaacaagaaaaaaaagacaCATCCTTTGTCTTTGGGATTAGCTATAACGTTTTAACCTCTGGATTAGACCTTCTGCATgtacaacaaaaattatttaaatttatatttcataatCTTTTTTGCTTGGATCTTTTGAAATCATTGAAGGTTGTCTCTGGTCTATGTTGGACTGTGTAATGCCCCGACTGAGTAACTATTGCATAGATAAAATGAATTGCTGGAGAATGAATGTCGCAATCTCTATAGCACCGACACTTCTGATCAAAAGCGTGTTCCGGTGTGCAACACGACACATtgattacattttattaattcattttctcaaattattgtTGGTGTCGACGTGTCAATGTCAATGTCGTGTCTGATGTCCGTGTCAGTATAGGGTGCATGTAGATCAATCAACTTGCTTTTGGTAGCGCTATAGGGATAGATAATATATGGTTATGGTTTAGTTGAACTATTTAAATAGCTGGATTCTCTAACCTTATACTAACCTTTATGCAGCATTTGTTTTGATGGAAAATCTCAAAGCAGAGATAAAAGACACATCTCTTATACCAGATATAGTGAAATCTTCTGATTTTTTAGATGCATGCAACCTACTGAACTGTAATAACGAGGTTTCTTCAACTGTTGAAGAGCTAAGTACAAGTGTTGGTGCTGATATACAACCAATTCTTCAAGGACATGTAAAGTAAGCTCTTTAATGTTTATATAAGAATGCACTGAATAAAACTATATGACTATGATAATGTTAACCGTCTAAGAGATTATTGGATTGAATGCGCAAATTATTGTTCATGGATTGAGAGCTAGAGCTTTATTACCAATGGGATACAGAGCATATGGTTCATCTTTCCCTTGAGAAGTTGTTATAAATGTAAtcacttgaatttaaaattatcaatgAATACAAAGAAATTTCCACTAGAACCATATAAAAAGTAGGGAAAAAAACTAATGGGTCTTTCATCAGTTTATTTGCATGATTTTACCCTATGATGCATTGGAAAAtagcttcttttttttttataattttatttatttttaataattttattttttttatacagtTCACCAACTTCCAAAGGAAAGAAGCAGAAAAGTTGATCGCAGTGAGTAAAAGATTTTGCTCTTCAAGGATGACTTGAAGGATCTAGCTTATGAACTTTGCTGCAGAAAcacttgattttgatttttgaatgaccttattggatgaaTTTAGAAAGTTGATGAAAGAATGTGAGGCAAGAGCATGAGTTCATGCATATGTGGGTGGAATTTTAGTATAGAATTACTTAGGATAAATGTATATTCTTTCATAGCATTTTGGTTACTTTAGACTACCTGATATTGACATTGATCGAATTGTCTTGGCAAGAtctgatatatatttattgaaggGAGGACAAACTTTAGATAACTAGTATCTATGCATTGCTGGTTATATTATTTGAGATTTCTAATGCTGTGTCCATATATTTTGGGaataaaaaagtttaatctTAAGATAAGATTTCCTTCCAAATTAAGCAAAAATCAAAGTGCCTGACTGTCATGGCTTATAATCTCTAAAAGTGTTTGGTTGGGAagtgaaattgagaagaaaaaaggAAACGGAGAATGTGAAAAAAGAGAAATATGGAAGAAATATAATGGATTTGGTGTATTGTTTGGAATAGTTAAAAATAACGATGAAGAAAACAAGTTTATTATTTATGAAAGTTTGATAATACCCCTTCAAAAACattccttttttaaaaattatttattgaagtgtttaattttttttagtagatCTATTAATaggtttaaaaaattaaaattaaatattattgttataattgaAACTCTTTATTATAAGGTCTTGGATGGAGGAGCAAAAGTGAATGCTAACTTCATCCATTGCTAAAGATGCACATTATCATTTGCAAGAAATACTATACAAAAGGAAAAGGAAGTACCAAccaaatattaatacattgttACCAAAGCTTACACCACACCTAAGACAAGTCTATTGATCCAATACCTCATAACTAACGCCCCTTAATAATAACCAAACCTAAtcaatttaaagacaaagttgATTCACAATGCAAAATGAAGCCAGAAAAACACCATGTGACACCAAACACCAACTCCCCAGTTTTAACAATTTTCTTAAACACCTTAGTCCTTAACAGaacttttatgaaaatttttgattttttttgttgatatgtaatatttttcatttatgtttGTAAGTCAaccatatttttcatttataaatgTGTCAATTATTATAGAACAGAGGAAGtattatttacaaatattttccTGTTAAgtttattatattaatgatatcattcttataatatttgacaaatttatattttatttttacagaaCAATTTCTCATTATAGATagtttagaaaataaaattaaatttttggtaatattaactaaattttttactgtaaaaaaaattaatattaattaattgtgcTTATATTCAAGGAAATAAGCAGTAATACTAACATTAAAAAATCTccattaaaaaacataaaaaaatatttggacTAACTTACTCATAGGTCAATTAAGCCGCATTTTGGCTGGTTCTGTCAGTCACTCTCAAAATTCTTACTTATTCTCTTTTTATGTTTTGTACTTTTGTGTCTAGCTAAAAGTCTATAAGCCAATACTctcattgttattattatacaCAATTTTAGAGTTTGAAAACATGGCTAGCTAGCTTCTACTTACAACCCAAAAAGGCTGAAATTCTACACATCCTTACACACTTGCACTTTGCATTGTTGGTTGGCCCATAGTTCCTCACAATAATTATAGCAGATGTAACTCATATTTTTCTGGAAAAATATGGAATCTCACAGTGCTTTAAATTTGGTGGAAGAAACGACTTTTTAAATGGTGGTTTCGTTGGAAATCATGTGAGATTTATATAGGAAAAAAATAGTGGTATTGAACTTGGATTAACCTTTTGTGCATTCTTGAACATCtctcatatataataaaaatactcGTTCagtttaagaaaataaaatatgatgaatttaatctatatttaaaataaaatgagtaaTTGAAAAAATGGCACAAAGCACTAAGCGTGTGAGTGAGTTGGGAGGTACTCCAATAAAGTGAAAGGCATGAAGCAATGTTCACGAGTGGAGTGATAAGCAATAAGCAATAAAAAGAAGCAACCAACTTTGGCATCATTGCATTGGAATACACATTTTGTTTCTTCACTTCAGCGACATATTAGGCCAAATCACTGCACTCTGCACACCCCTCTTTCCTCTCACTCACATACtcatacttatatatatatatatattaaaggtGGGTATTGAAGTTTTATTAGAATTTCATATTGTCAAGATTCTTGGACTATTACATGTGTATGTGTTTCAACATTCTATTTAAGAGcttgtttgttatattttttctaaattaatatttcttttaaaaagtaatcatttaaaaaaaaaattatctgtaTGTtgtaatgtttaaaaaaaaaaatagaccataacaaaatttaaaaactatttcaaatgaaaaattgttttgaaaagTCTTAcataaaaatctttttttataactgtttcttttaaatgatttttattacagTAGACAAATACAAAATATCTTCAATATGTTAAAAAgaatatcaaaaaataatttctagATTCTTAAAAGCTAATGTGCCCCAAAACTAGCcctaaaaatttacaaatatagTTAGTTAGTGTTAAGTGCTGTATAATCTGAAATTCTATTTAAAGCATAAAAATAGGATGTGTCTGAATTTGGTGTTCTCATTGAATGACATGCAATGAAATTTTCagtaaaagaataataaaatatatgtaaaaaagaaaaaaagatgaatAATATGAAATTTGAAAAAGAGAAGATAATGTTTTGTTTGACAGTTATTTCCTTTTGAGGGTACTCTTACTCTTAGCTTACCTCTTTGTCTCTCTGTCAAACTTCCTTTTCTGCTTTCTCCTCTTTTTACCATCACACCTTATTGCTTTCATTTTCAACCCTTTTATTattactctctctctctctctctctctctctctctctacacGCTCACATTCTTTCTTCTCCTTTTATATTGCTTCCACATCACCTGAAAACACCCACCAAACTGAACAaacagagaaagaaagaaagaaagaaaaaaagccTATATACTTGTTATCACTCAACACTTGTTAATTAAGCTAAGCTAAGCTACAATGGAAGTAAGTCTTCATTTTTATTCTTGTTTGtttataattaagaaaaagaaaaagaaaatgatttttgatgGGGGGTGTAACAGGAATATCAGTTTAAGAGGAACCATGTGCCAGCATTTGGGAGCTGGGATTGGAATGATAATCTTCCATTCACACAGTGCTTTGAATCTGCAACACAAGCTGGTTTTCTAAGCTATACTTACTCTCAGA contains:
- the LOC101506911 gene encoding uncharacterized protein, which gives rise to MKKGKEYKKRLESLIELDKITETRVQDVAWLCSLSQSEIDMLISLKLLIIKRAEKIGCKKLADQFDLKMLRGIAFVLMENLKAEIKDTSLIPDIVKSSDFLDACNLLNCNNEVSSTVEELSTSVGADIQPILQGHVNSPTSKGKKQKS